The Anastrepha obliqua isolate idAnaObli1 chromosome 5, idAnaObli1_1.0, whole genome shotgun sequence DNA window CTCAAATGGGACAAAACAAAGCAATCAAACTTTACATCGAACGAACCGGTATACCTGCTCATGTCCAGACCCAATAACTCAGACAATTTAAAGAATGTTTCACCTTttttgattcaaaaagcaatcaACTCAACTTGCGGCGAAgttgaatattgcaaaaaaattattagcggccaaattttgatcaaaaccaAAAACGGCTCACAAGCGAACAAATTAACGACACTAACAGAGCTTTCAAACACAATCATAGTTGAGATTACACCACACAAGACACTTAATTATTCGAAAGGCGTAATATATTGTAACGAACTAAGATCAATACCCGAAAGTGAAATCCTCGATGAACTAAAACCCCAAAATGTATGCGAGgtgaaaaaaatactcaaaaaagtGAACAATGACCTGATTGAAACAGGATTAATTATACTAACATTTGCCACAACAACATTGCCAACGAAAATACACATCGgttatattaaaacaacagtTCGCCCCTACATCCCCCCACCAATGCgatgcaaaaattgttttaaatttaatcacGTAGCAAAATTCTGCAAAAGTCCAAAGTCCTGCCATAACTGTGCAAGCAATTACCATATTAACGACGAAAACCAAGAGAAATGTAATAATCCTACGAAATGCGGCAATTGCGATGCGAACGGACTAACATGTACTAATCACACCACTCTCGACAAAAAATGTCCCATATTTATACGCGAGAAAGAAATCCAAACAATTAAGATCACCTCACAAGTCGACAACAAAACTGCACGAGCTATTTACAAAGAACGACATCCACACAACAACTATACATTTGCAGAAGTCACCAGTCAACATacttctaaacaaacaacactCAACTCACAATCAGAACATCAAAACTCACCACACTTTAATCACCCACTCGCAGTACAGCCAACAAAACCACCAACAAAGCCAACCACAACAACTACCAATTCTCTCACTGAAAAtagcatggaaagaaaaatcaTGCAATATTCAGATGTAATGAGCGAATCAGAGACAGATGACAGCTTAGAATCCACATCTACATCAAAGCAGAAGATAAaaatcctaccaaaaaatacatCGAAACGACTACAATCACagataaaaaaacttaacaaaaaaaagtaacccAACTAACACTACAACTAGCCAAAACGTTAATTATCCTAATATTCCTAAAAACagaattatatatacttatacatacttatTCTTAACTTACTTACAccttatataaatacttattaaatcttaatttagttaattcaaaacaaaaacacgaacACTTATCTATTCTACTGATATATGACGCCCTCACTAAAGATCATACAATGGAATATACGAGGATACCAAAATAACTACAACGAACTACAAATATTACTAACACAAACCAGACCACACGTAATTACCCTGCAAGAGACACACATCCAAAACTCGATACCAATGCCAACGcctattaattataatatatacacaTCCACAAACCCATGTAACTCATTTGGAGGATCTGCTATTCTTATACATAAATCCATacagcataaaataataaaccacACTACTAACACTTTTGATATAGTTAGTATACAAATACAGTCCGTACTCAAATTTACAATTAGTTCCATCTACCTTTCACCAAACAAAAACTTCAATACCAAAaaccttcaagatatatttgacAGCTTGCAACCACCAATTTTAATTACCGGTGACTTTAATAGTTGGCATCCAAACTGGGGATCCCCCAAAAGCAACAGCAGAGGTAATAAGCTCTTTAAATTCGTTAGTCAATCAAGACTAATTCTTTTGAACGATGGCTCACCAACCCACTTTACAACACACCATACATTCACTCATGTGGATTTAACCATAGCTTCACCTTCCATAGCCCTGCAAAGTAATTGGCAAGTAGAATCCTGCCTTTTTGGCAGCGACCACTTCCCAATAACCACAACCATCTTTAACAACCAATCAAACACTACAATAAATGTCAGACCCAGGTTTAACCTTAATAAAGCTAATTGGGAAAAATTCAGCACCCTAGCGAATATACTATGTCAAGCTAAACCACACagcaataatacaaataaagaagCGGCCACGCTACACAAAATCATACTCCAAAGCGCAAATGAAGCAATCCCTCAAAGGATTTACAATACGAAAAAATGTACACCTTGGTGGAACAAAGAACTCGAAAGATTGAAGAAAGATAGAAATCGCTTTTGGAATAAAGTAAAAAGACACATAACAACTGAAAACATAATAAACTACAAAAGAGCAAATGCTCTATTTAAAAGGGAACTTAAATTATCCAAAAACAAGGCAATGCATAAGTTTACAAGCCACATTCACCCCCATACACCCACTGGACAGTTATGGCACACTATACGTCGATTATGCGGCTTAAAACCATACCTTCCGATACACAGTATAGCCCTACAAGATCCAATCCAAACTACCACAACCAATAAACTTACAATAGCCAACTCATTTGGAAAATACTGGTCAAATGAAGCCAGCGACACCAACTTTACACGATCATTTTTAGACCACAAATACTCCTCCTTAACACCAATTAACAGCTTAACCCCAAGCAAAACTGCGCTTCAAATAGAAAGCGATATAACTCCAATAGAACTCTCTATAGCTTTGTCAAAACTTAAGGGTCGCACCCCAGGTACTGATAGAATTTCTTACCCCATGATAAAAAACTTACCGGCGGCCATGAAAACCCGTTTACTTTGTCTTTATAACAACATTTTAAACAATCAAATTCCTCAAATGTACAAAAGCAGTCTCGTCCTCCCCATACATAAACCAAACCAAGATAAATCCTCCATCAAATCCTACCGTCCAATATCCTTGAATCCGGTCTGCGCAAAATTATTAGACAAAGTAGTAGCTAATCGGCTATGGTGGTTTGTTACCTGCAACAAACTACTACATAGCCAGCAAATTGGATTTAGAAAGGGTAAATCAGTGTCTGATTATCTAGTATATCTAGACCATCAGATCACGTCCTCCctatcccaaaaaaagcatTTGTCAATCATCTCACTCGACTTTACTAAAGCATTTGACAAAATCGGAGTACACACCATTCTAGACCAGCTCTTAGAATGGAAAATAGGtcctaaaatattaaactatatcAAAAACTTTATgacaaacagaaaaattaaaataagaatagATTCTCACTTCTCCGAAACATATCCACTACAGAATGGGATACCCCAAGGATCCCCAATTTCAGTCATACTATTTCTTATAGCATACCACAaactcagcaacattttatcattacacaaagaaatagactTTCTGGCTTACGCAGACGATTTcactctcataaaaaaaatgaataaacatgaaaatacaAACATAGATCTCAACGACATTCACAACGATATTTTGAACTGGTGCAATTACTCAGGTGCAAGCCTCTCAACAGAAAAaagtaaacacatacacatatgcaggaAAAAACACTGTCATCCAAATATCACATGCAACAACTTTACAATAAACAACgccgaaaacttaaaaatattaggtattgaatttaataaaagatataGATGGGAAGCCCACATTTCAAAACTTGTCAACTCATTAAATAAACGTTTGAACATAATAAAATGCCTTTCAAGCCCAAAACTGAATGCTAACACTAGTTCAATCATTGCCGCTACCAAATCTTTAATTGTATCAAAAATTTACTATGGATTATACCTTTTTGGCTATACACCTAAGTCCAATATCAACAAACTCAACTCACTACTAAACTCTGCTATACGAACCGCCTTAGGCGCATACCATACTACACCGATTCGCAACATGACGTTCGAAACAGGCATACCTCCGTTAACACAAATGAGAGAGTTTGCCAcaacaaaactttgcaaaaaccTAATCGTTAATGACCAGTCAACACTTTCAAAACTTacacacaaaataataatttctaaacgaaaacacaaaattcaatcaACACTCACACGCATAATAGAAAAATCTCTGGAATTAGATATTCCCATCAATTATAAACCTAAGACCATCACCCAATTTCCTGGATGGCAACTACCTTTCAATGCCATAGATACATCACTCCACcattggaaaaaagaaaatacgccTTCAATAATATTCCAAAAACTTTTCTCAGAATTAACCaacaaacttataaaaaaaaagttcaaactaATCTTCACAGACGGTTCAAAAAGCGCAAACCAAACAAGCTTCAGCGTTATATACAATGACAGAATATTAATTAGCAAGGTTTTACCTTATTACAGCACAAATTTTGCTGCAGAAACGATAGCCATATTTGAAGCAGTACAATATGCTAGCCAAACACCTGGAGAATTTGCAATTTGTTCCGATTCCTTAGCCTCATtagaaatggtaaaaaatataaacaataaaaattattatacagaCTACATAAGAAACTGCttactaaaattcaaaaataaaatcgaactcATATGGATACCAGGACACGCTAAAATCAAGGGCAACGAACTAGCAGATTTAGCAGCAAAAGAAGCACAAAACCGCCCCCTAACTATGTCTCTGAACCTCCTACATacagatattaaaaaacatataacaaaaatattcaaaaatacacAACACTCCACATTCGAACAAACAACAAGCTGGTACAAATTTGTTAACCCAAAGAAGCAAGCGATCAATgaacacacatttacacataaTGCTAACATAACTAGAagggaaataacaaaaataattagactACGACTTGGGCACACACGACTAACAcacgaatatttaataaaaaaagac harbors:
- the LOC129248740 gene encoding uncharacterized protein LOC129248740, with amino-acid sequence MNKPPDNKPPNLPALKWDKTKQSNFTSNEPVYLLMSRPNNSDNLKNVSPFLIQKAINSTCGEVEYCKKIISGQILIKTKNGSQANKLTTLTELSNTIIVEITPHKTLNYSKGVIYCNELRSIPESEILDELKPQNVCEVKKILKKVNNDLIETGLIILTFATTTLPTKIHIGYIKTTVRPYIPPPMRCKNCFKFNHVAKFCKSPKSCHNCASNYHINDENQEKCNNPTKCGNCDANGLTCTNHTTLDKKCPIFIREKEIQTIKITSQVDNKTARAIYKERHPHNNYTFAEVTSQHTSKQTTLNSQSEHQNSPHFNHPLAVQPTKPPTKPTTTTTNSLTENSMERKIMQYSDVMSESETDDSLESTSTSKQKIKILPKNTSKRLQSQIKKLNKKK